From a single Bemisia tabaci chromosome 10, PGI_BMITA_v3 genomic region:
- the LOC109036910 gene encoding squalene--hopene cyclase gives MAGVLTETHQTLFDDDIGTSIKRATSTLLESQKDEGHWVYELEADVTLTAQYVMLVHFLGEPPNILLEQKISRYLRRLQQEQGGWPLYTGGPLNINTSVQAYLALRLIGDPPSAEHMTHARSAILRAGGAEASNVFTRVLLALFGVIPWDVIPMIPVEAILLPQWFPFHVSNISFWARTALVPLMILRAEQPVRPVVGIKELFHCKPEEVGPLLPSLHQSAAWFSFFQAFDKALRLVEPIKPAWLKRHAVDKAVQFVDERVETDIGLGGAFIMTMNAVIMYDVLKRPRDDPKFTIARDYIEHLLVVREDEAYCQLCDSPVWDTVLAAYALLETGEPDAEVAARRGLDWLRSKQITEVRGDWAWHRPQLRPGGWAFQYENPYYPDVDDTAVVVVAMQRADRLNEKRTSHEDGASTSSYSECISRATEWVLGMQTSLGGWGAFEPENTNSFLENVPFTEYGALLDAPTSDVTGRCISMLAALTSHPHDVTEAQQRAIDFLLAEQEPDGSWYGRWGVNYTHGTWSALGALNAVGFPLDDERIRRAVGWLLRVQNEDGGWGEDGGSYALDHCCHEWAPSTPTQTSWALLGLMAAGEGDHSAVARGVRWLVGAQREGGAWEEEAITGTAFPRMFYLRYHGYPSYFPLWALARYRNLKRDGLKRVELAL, from the exons ATGGCGGGCGTCCTTACCGAGACCCACCAAACCCTCTTCGACGACGATATCGGAACCTCCATCAAACGCGCAACCTCCACCCTCCTCGAATCCCAGAAAGATGAAGGACACTGGGTGTACGAACTGGAGGCCGATGTCACACTCACGGCTCAATACGTCATGCTGGTACACTTTCTCGGCGAACCACCCAACATTCTCCTGGAGCAGAAGATCTCTCGCTACCTGCGCCGCCTCCAGCAGGAGCAAGGCGGTTGGCCCCTCTATACCGGCGGTCCGCTTAACATCAACACCTCCGTCCAGGCCTACCTCGCCCTTCGCCTCATCGGAGATCCACCTTCCGCGGAGCATATGACACATGCTCGCAGCGCCATCTTGCGGGCGGGCGGTGCAGAGGCCTCGAACGTCTTCACGCGAGTGCTTCTCGCACTTTTCGGCGTG ATCCCGTGGGATGTGATCCCGATGATCCCGGTGGAGGCCATTCTTCTTCCTCAATGGTTCCCGTTCCACGTCTCGAACATCTCCTTCTGGGCCCGGACCGCACTGGTGCCGCTGATGATTCTCCGGGCGGAACAACCGGTCCGCCCGGTCGTAGGGATCAAAGAGTTGTTCCACTGCAAACCGGAAGAGGTGGGCCCACTTCTCCCCTCGCTCCATCAGAGCGCGGCCTGGTTCTCCTTCTTCCAGGCGTTCGACAAGGCGTTGAGGCTCGTCGAGCCGATTAAACCGGCGTGGCTGAAGCGACACGCCGTCGACAAGGCAGTCCAGTTTGTTGACGAGAGGGTGGAGACAGATATAG GCCTGGGCGGAGCTTTCATAATGACGATGAACGCGGTGATAATGTACGACGTCCTCAAGCGTCCCCGCGATGATCCGAAATTCACCATCGCTCGAGACTACATCGAGCACCTCCTGGTGGTCCGTGAAGACGAGGCCTATTGCCAGCTGTGCGACTCGCCGGTGTGGGACACGGTGCTGGCCGCCTACGCACTCCTGGAGACGGGCGAGCCGGACGCCGAGGTGGCTGCCCGCCGTGGGTTGGACTGGCTCCGCAGCAAGCAGATCACCGAGGTTCGCGGAGACTGGGCTTGGCATCGACCCCAACTCCGACCGGGTGGCTGGGCCTTCCAGTACGAGAACCCCTATTACCCGGATGTCGACGATACGGCTGTTGTTGTCGTTGCCATGCAGCGTGCGGATCGTCTCAATGAGAAG AGAACGAGCCATGAAGACGGCGCCTCGACGTCATCCTACTCAGAATGCATCTCCCGCGCAACCGAGTGGGTTCTGGGCATGCAGACGAGCCTCGGCGGGTGGGGCGCCTTCGAGCCCGAGAACACCAACTCCTTCCTCGAGAACGTCCCTTTCACCGAGTACGGCGCCCTCCTCGACGCGCCCACCTCCGACGTCACCGGGCGCTGCATCTCCATGCTCGCCGCGCTGACGTCACACCCACATGACGTCACCGAGGCGCAGCAACGCGCCATCGACTTCCTCCTGGCCGAGCAAGAGCCCGACGGTAGTTGGTACGGCCGTTGGGGCGTCAACTACACCCACGGCACCTGGAGCGCGCTGGGCGCCCTAAACGCCGTCGGCTTCCCGTTGGACGACGAGAGAATCCGACGCGCGGTGGGGTGGCTCCTGCGGGTGCAGAATGAAGACGGGGGGTGGGGAGAGGACGGTGGGAGCTACGCGCTCGATCACTGTTGTCACGAGTGGGCGCCTAGTACGCCCACGCAGACATCCTGGGCGCTTCTTGGGCTAATGGCCGCCGGGGAGGGCGACCACTCGGCCGTGGCGCGAGGAGTTCGGTGGTTGGTGGGCGCTCAAAGGGAGGGCGGGGCCTGGGAGGAGGAGGCGATCACGGGTACCGCGTTCCCGCGGATGTTTTACCTTCGGTACCACGGGTACCCGAGCTATTTCCCGCTGTGGGCGTTGGCGAGGTACCGGAACTTGAAGCGCGACGGATTGAAGCGGGTTGAACTGGCACTGTGA